A genomic segment from Sander vitreus isolate 19-12246 chromosome 3, sanVit1, whole genome shotgun sequence encodes:
- the vaspb gene encoding uncharacterized protein vaspb isoform X1, with product MSESSICQARATVMIYDDGNKKWLPAGAGPQSFSRVQIYHNPSTNAFRIVGRKMQTDQQVVINCPIVRGLKYNQATPNFHQWRDARQVWGLNFGSKEDATLFANGMAHALEVITSMADAGYATLPRPVSNGPTPEELEQQRRLEQQKLEQQERERQERERQELERQERERQERERQTAAVSIPPAPALAPGGPPPPPGPPPPPGPPPGVGIPHPPAPPSSGPPPAPPLPPPGGGGGGGGGSGGGGGGGSSNGGGGGGGGGGGGGLAAAIAGAKLRRVSKQEDGAPAPPIGRADSTRNSGGGGAAAAGGGGGGGGLMGEMSAILARRRKAANTGEKPPVKPPDNDDSEPQGQSDTLRRPWEKSSMTRNNSITKSMDSTPSLSQGPRPKLAGNNSNDAGGMDDSDLEKMKQEILEEVRKELQKVKEEIIGAFIQELQKRST from the exons TGAGTCAAGTATTTGCCAGGCTCGGGCCACTGTGATGATCTATGACGATGGCAATAAGAAGTGGCTGCCAGCCGGCGCTGGACCTCAGTCCTTCAGCAGAGTCCAGATCTATCACAACCCTTCCACCAATGCCTTTAGGATAGTGGGACGCAAGATGCAGACGGACCAGCAG GTGGTTATAAACTGTCCAATTGTTAGAGGTCTCAAGTATAACCAGGCCACACCCAATTTCCACCAGTGGCGGGATGCCCGGCAGGTGTGGGGGCTCAACTTTGGCAGCAAGGAGGATGCTACTCTATTTGCCAATGGCATGGCTCACGCTCTGGAGGTGATCACCTCCATGGCAGACGCAG GCTATGCAACCCTCCCCCGCCCAGTGTCAAATGGACCTACTCCGGAAGAGCTTGAACAACAACGAAG GTTGGAGCAGCAGAAGCTGGAACAGCAGGAACGGGAgcgacaggagagagagagacaagagctGGAGCggcaagaaagagagagacaggagagagaaagacaaactgCTGCAG TTTCTATTCCTCCAGCTCCAGCGTTGGCCCCTGGAGGCCCCCCTCCTCCACCGGGCCCTCCTCCACCCCCTGGCCCTCCTCCGGGTGTTGGTATCCCTCACCCGCCGGCACCACCTTCCTCAGGACCCCCGCCGGCCCCGCCCCTGCCCCctccaggaggaggaggaggaggaggaggtggcagtggtggtggaggaggaggaggaagtagcaatggtggtggaggaggaggaggaggtggtgggggAGGTGGCTTGGCTGCTGCCATAGCAGGAGCTAAACTCCGCAGAGTATCCAAG CAGGAGGACGGAGCCCCTGCACCTCCAATAGGCAGAGCTGACTCCACCCGCAacagcggaggaggaggagcagcagcagcaggaggaggaggcgggggAGGTGGTTTGATGGGTGAAATGAGTGCCATCTTGGCGCGAAG GAGAAAAGCTGcaaacacaggagagaagccaccTGTGAAACCACCAGATAAT GATGATTCAGAGCCTCAAGGTCAAAGCG ACACCCTGAGAAGACCTTGGGAGAAATCGTCTATGACCAG GAATAACTCCATCACCAAGAGCATGGACTCCACCCCCTCATTGTCCCAAGGTCCCAG GCCAAAGCTTGCAGGCAACAACAGCAATGATGCAGGTGGAATGGACGACTCAGATTTAGAGAAAATGAAACAG GAGATCCTGGAAGAGGTGCGGAAAGAACTACAAAAAGTCAAGGAGGAAATTATTGGAG CCTTTATTCAGGAGCTGCAAAAGAGAAGCACATAG
- the vaspb gene encoding uncharacterized protein vaspb isoform X2 produces the protein MSESSICQARATVMIYDDGNKKWLPAGAGPQSFSRVQIYHNPSTNAFRIVGRKMQTDQQVVINCPIVRGLKYNQATPNFHQWRDARQVWGLNFGSKEDATLFANGMAHALEVITSMADAGYATLPRPVSNGPTPEELEQQRRLEQQKLEQQERERQERERQELERQERERQERERQTAAVSIPPAPALAPGGPPPPPGPPPPPGPPPGVGIPHPPAPPSSGPPPAPPLPPPGGGGGGGGGSGGGGGGGSSNGGGGGGGGGGGGGLAAAIAGAKLRRVSKQEDGAPAPPIGRADSTRNSGGGGAAAAGGGGGGGGLMGEMSAILARRRKAANTGEKPPVKPPDNDDSEPQGQSDTLRRPWEKSSMTRPKLAGNNSNDAGGMDDSDLEKMKQEILEEVRKELQKVKEEIIGAFIQELQKRST, from the exons TGAGTCAAGTATTTGCCAGGCTCGGGCCACTGTGATGATCTATGACGATGGCAATAAGAAGTGGCTGCCAGCCGGCGCTGGACCTCAGTCCTTCAGCAGAGTCCAGATCTATCACAACCCTTCCACCAATGCCTTTAGGATAGTGGGACGCAAGATGCAGACGGACCAGCAG GTGGTTATAAACTGTCCAATTGTTAGAGGTCTCAAGTATAACCAGGCCACACCCAATTTCCACCAGTGGCGGGATGCCCGGCAGGTGTGGGGGCTCAACTTTGGCAGCAAGGAGGATGCTACTCTATTTGCCAATGGCATGGCTCACGCTCTGGAGGTGATCACCTCCATGGCAGACGCAG GCTATGCAACCCTCCCCCGCCCAGTGTCAAATGGACCTACTCCGGAAGAGCTTGAACAACAACGAAG GTTGGAGCAGCAGAAGCTGGAACAGCAGGAACGGGAgcgacaggagagagagagacaagagctGGAGCggcaagaaagagagagacaggagagagaaagacaaactgCTGCAG TTTCTATTCCTCCAGCTCCAGCGTTGGCCCCTGGAGGCCCCCCTCCTCCACCGGGCCCTCCTCCACCCCCTGGCCCTCCTCCGGGTGTTGGTATCCCTCACCCGCCGGCACCACCTTCCTCAGGACCCCCGCCGGCCCCGCCCCTGCCCCctccaggaggaggaggaggaggaggaggtggcagtggtggtggaggaggaggaggaagtagcaatggtggtggaggaggaggaggaggtggtgggggAGGTGGCTTGGCTGCTGCCATAGCAGGAGCTAAACTCCGCAGAGTATCCAAG CAGGAGGACGGAGCCCCTGCACCTCCAATAGGCAGAGCTGACTCCACCCGCAacagcggaggaggaggagcagcagcagcaggaggaggaggcgggggAGGTGGTTTGATGGGTGAAATGAGTGCCATCTTGGCGCGAAG GAGAAAAGCTGcaaacacaggagagaagccaccTGTGAAACCACCAGATAAT GATGATTCAGAGCCTCAAGGTCAAAGCG ACACCCTGAGAAGACCTTGGGAGAAATCGTCTATGACCAG GCCAAAGCTTGCAGGCAACAACAGCAATGATGCAGGTGGAATGGACGACTCAGATTTAGAGAAAATGAAACAG GAGATCCTGGAAGAGGTGCGGAAAGAACTACAAAAAGTCAAGGAGGAAATTATTGGAG CCTTTATTCAGGAGCTGCAAAAGAGAAGCACATAG